TGTCAGACGAACCACCTGGCCCAGCCAGCCAggccctccctcttcctccagggAGTCCCAGTGCTGCCTCCTGGGGGCCCTGGGAGTGACCGTGACATTCTAAGGACAGACACAGGAAGCAGTTTTGCGGATGTAGTTGTGAAGGGAAGGGGATTAAGGTCTCTGAGGGAAATGCCTGGCATAGGGGTGTGGGCCCTTCCAGGCCTGCTCAAGTGCCAAGCCCAGAAGGCCAGGTCTGTATAAAACAGGGGGATGGGGTGGCCAGGGAAGGGCCCTCCGGCGCCCTCACCTTGGTCTGGAAGCAGAAGATGGTGACTGAAATGGACACCACAGCAGTGATGGTCATTGCAATGATGACGGCTTTGGTGTCATACACGCTGCAGGGAAGGAGTTGAGAGAGGCCAGAGGCATACGCCACACACGAATGACTCCAAAGCTACTACTTCTGGAAACATCGTGCCCAGAATCCACCCATACAGGTGGCTGTCAGCCCAGAGATGCCCCACGCTCCCCTATAAAACACACCACCGTGTAGTAACTGTCCTTGAACGTACCTGGCAATGGTGCCGGTCATGTAGCCCATGGCAAGAGTCTGAGGGAAGGACAGAGACCAGAGTGAGACACTTAAGAAGagagccggggcttccctggtggcgcagcggttgggagtccgcctgccgatgcaggggacacgggttcgcgccccggtctgggaagatcccacatgccgcggagcggctgggcccgtgagccgtggccgctgagcctgcgcgtccggagcgtgagaggcccgcgtaccgcaaaaaaaaaaaaaaataaaaataaaaaagaagagagccgGAGCCCTGGAGGCACGGCCAGGAGGGTTTGCCAGAGCTGGCGATACGTGTGACTGAGTCGGAAAGCCCGGGGAGACCAAGGGCAGGGGTCAGGGTAAGGTCGGGGAGAGGCTAGGGACATCTTCCACCACGGCATGCCATCCCTTCCCTGGGACCAGCCCTCCCTCACCATCTCCACACCCTGGACGTTTCTAGACTCACAAAGAGGGTCAGCAGGATAATGTTCCATGGGAAACGGCGTCTGAAGGGAAAGAAACCATAGTTAAGTGGTGTGGGGCCGGCCAGGTCTCAGAGGCtccgttagcagaaggaaattcTTGGCTTATGTGTCTGGAGAATTAGGCCTGGACTTGGGGGAGGCGAGGCTGGCACGGCCCTTGATACCTGCTCAGGTGTCTATGCAGGGACAAGAGGGACAATAGGACAGACCTGGGCTGTGGAGCCACAAAGACCTGGATTCGTTTGCAGCTTTCTGACTACCTGTGTGACTGTGAGAAAGTTCCtcggcctctctgagccttgggttCTTCCTATTTGTTAAAGAGTTTAAGTGCTACACATCTCGCAGGGTAGCTGTAAGAATAACAGCTAGATAGCTAAATAGATCCCGCACACGTGAGGCACTCTGCACACAGCCGAACGATAGccgccaccatcatcatcatcactgccGGTACGTCTCCACTTAGCTGCTCTAAGAAATCCCCTTTCTGTGCAAAACAGCCCCACACCCCCATCCCTTCCCACTGTTTAAGTCTCTGGGACTCACCTGGGTCCCTGGCAGCAGGCAAGGGTCAGGTACGTGACCAGGAACACAGCACTGGGGAGAAGAGACAGGGAAGTAGCCTCTAGACCCACTCTGCCTCTTGGTCCCCTCCCGGCCCAGCCTGGCAGCACTCACCACACCGGCAGGCTGGAGGTCCAGAGAGCTATCTAGAAGTCTGAGGGGAAGCTACCCAGCAGGACAAGATCACCCCAGCCAGGGGCACTGAGGACATCTGTAACAGGGGGTTTGGCCAGGGAGAAGGCTGCAGGAGCCACCGCAGAGAGGCTGCCAGAACACGGGGACTGTTCTGCAGGATGCACGTTGCCACCAGTCCCCTACCCCTGGCTCTCAGGAGTTCCGTGACACTTACACTTGGTGGCACACACCCACACTTCCCAGCACAGCTGGGAGGGCCCCTCTCCAAAAGGATCTGATCCCTGACCCGAAAAGCTGGTCAACTGTCACCCCTCCTCTCCTTGCCCCCGTGCAGAGAGGAGCACAGACTCACTAGGATGCGTAGTAGACGGCCAGGTTTGCCTTCACGAACTCGCTGACTGGCTTCCTGTGGAGCAGGGGGGACAAGAGAGGAGTCACACCACGGCTTGTCTGCCTCCCTGCCGAGGCCCTGCCCCCTCTTCTCTAATCGCCCACATCCCAGCTCCTCTTCCAGTCCCTCTGAGTTGAGGGCCCACCCCAAGCCACACTCCCAGCAGGTGACCCAGAGCCCAGGACCCCAGAGCTACTTCCCAGCGGTGCGGAGAGGCCTAGAGACTCACACAAAGGTGAAGACAGCGATGATGGCCACCGTGATGAGCAGCTGGATGGAGATGATGGTGTAAACCTGGAACACAGGCAGTGGTGGGGAGCACGGTCACCACCCTGCACTCCCGGCCTCTCCCAAGGAAGCAGCCGGCCCGAGACCAAGGAGCCCCAAAGACCTTACCACCCTAGCCCTGGCCCCTCTTTCAGAGCTAGGGAGGAGGCTCCTGCCTCATCATGAAGGATCTACTCTTAACGCCCCTTCCACTTGGGAGCCTGCCCCAGCTGCAGCTTGGCAGAGAGGCCGCCCCCAGTAAGGGCTCAGATACTGTACACGCCCCCCACAGGgctgacccccaccccccgctgctccctgtcctctccccctccctgcccagcaccTGGCCTCCACTGGCACTCactgccctgcctctgccccctgcCTCACCGCACTCCCAGATACAGCATCCGCGCCTGCAGCGGTTCAGCCTGACATTGGTCAGGTATCTGTCCACCCTGAGCAGGTGCCGGGCAGACGTGAGACGGGAGGCAGGGGCTGCGAGCAAGTGCAGTCAGTTCTGGCTTCAAGTTGCTCCCATCTAACAGGAGAAGGAAGCTTGCAGGGGGCAGAACACTTCAGCAGAGGCTGCCCAGATTTTCCCAGATCGAATCTGCCCCCCAAAACAAGGTCAAGGAACAGAGGAACAAAAGGTGGGTGAACACAGGTTAGAGGAACTGGGGTCCCCTTTGAGGAGAGTGCAGGGCTAGAGAGGACCCGGAAGGCAGCAGCACATGTGCATGGAAACAAGTGTTCCCCCCCCGCTCcgttcccccagccccaggggcccAGTTTCACCCGCCTCCCAACCCACATCTCACCTTTCGGATGAAGGCGTGTCGGACTTTCCTGTCACTCCACTCTCCAGATCCGAAGTTGTCACTCACAGCTCTCTCCTCCCCATCATAGCCCTGGCCTGGGCCTGGGGACAGATCACATATGACCAACTGGGGACCTGGGACGTGTGGCCTCAATCCCCAAGGCTCCATGGCACTATCTCACAGTCTTAGGTacctccagccaaaagacatgtCTGACAACTCAGGAACTCCCCAGCCAGGTCCTCTAGATACCTTCCATGTGACCAGAGCTTGTACCACAGGGAGCAGCGTACCCCTGGCCAAAGGGGGGCTTAGGTGTGATCACTCCGTCAGCATGCATTTACTGAGGTGACCTGTGGTCACTGCCACCACGGGGACACGATCTCATGAGGAATCCAGGCAAGCgcgggggagaggggctggcGGAGTCAGAGCAGGGACTCAGGGGTGGAAGGAGGAAACGGAAGATAGAAACAGCGCATGTGTGTGGAGGATGGAGAACCGAGCGTGCAGACTGATCTACATCAGGCAAACATTAGGACTCGGGGAAAACAGAAATATCAGGGGTATGCGTGCACAGGACGAGGCATGACCAGAAACGTGACTGATGTACCAATATTCACACCAGAACACGTACGGCCAGATGACAGTTGGCTGCGCTCCAGGATTCCAGAGATGCTGCAGGGGCTCAACACATTGTTTGAATGCCTCCTTGGGAGCTGCTTTCAAAATCCGCATGTGAGCCGCACAGGAAAATCTCACCACATTCTAATCTCATCTCATTTCTGACCAAATTTACCAGCCATGATGTTTATCAAACATCCAAACAACTTCTGGATGTTTGCAAAAATCAGATGTTACCTTAAGAGATGAGGATTTGTCAGCAccgagaatatttttaaaaaaaaaaaaagggcttcggGTTCCAAAGGCATTTCCTAAGGAAGTGAGGAGTGTAGGTGGGGTGGCAGCTGCCTCGCTGGGCAACGGAAACGGCCTCCACAGGTCATGGCTCTGAAGGAATTAATTACTTCGCCAGCCACTTTCTCATCTGATGTGTAAGTTCTGGTGTGTGTCTTATGGACCCAGCCTCCTTTCTGAATAAAGGGGCTGGTAGGTGGTCCGGGGGGCTAGGAGCTGAAGGAAAAAGCAGGGAGGTAACAAAGATGGGGAAACGGAAGGAGAGAGctaaagagaagatgaaaaaaggGATAAAGGAagttgagaaggaaggaaaggaagtagCCTCACATGCTCTGAGTActgcctcctcccacccacccccgctgCCCTTCAGGGACTCACCATAGTTCATGGGCGTTGGGTGGATGGGGGGCATAGGCTGTGGGTAGCCAGCAGGGTGACCGTAGCCGGGCTGTGGGTAGGCAGGGTACCCGCCAGGCAGGACAGATGGCTGCCCGTAGGCCCCCGGGGGCAGAGAGTCAGGGTACAGGGGGTTGCGGTCCTCATACGGAGGGGGGGCACTGGGGTGGGACATGGTTGCTCACAGGCTGAGGGGAGACCCCAGCTGCTGGGACCTGAAAGAAAGACGAGAGAAGCAGTCATGAGTGCCCAGGCCCCGCTCACTCAGCCCCAATCCAGCCTGCCTCTGTGGAGAGGAAAGCCTCAAACTTTCTCTCTCCATCACAGCGCGTCATTCCCTGCCCACAGGCCACCGTCCCCGTCCCCATCCCCCCAGTACCACCCACCCCACCAgctcagcccctgcccctctgccttcaCGCCAGCCCTTTCTGTGTAGCCTCCTGCCATAGGAAAGCAGGAGACGGGGATTTAGTGCGGGAGCCCGAAGCAGTCACTGGGCATCAGTGGTATGAGAGCAGCGGGCCTGGGAACCACGCCGCCCCCACCCCTGTGCTCACTTCAGAAGGCCTTCCAGTGACCAGGGAAGAAGCCCGATGGCCCCAGCAAAGCCACGGGTGAGTCACAGGGCCAGCTGGGGCCCACTGAAGGGGTCAGCCCAGCACCCACAGCAGCTGGCAGGAGCTCCCGGCCTGAAAGGCAGCGCTGGGGAGGGGCCAAGGCCCAAAGTGGAAGACAACAAGCTAGCCCCAGGGCTGGAGCTGccaggcctggaggaggagggccaACGGTGGCAGGCTGAGTCAGGGGCCACCCGAGAGGCCTGAGCAAGTGGGTGCGCGGGGATGGCCGCTGGGGGTTGGGAGGCTGCACAGAAAAGCAGGCCAGAGACACGACTTTCTGGTTCCTTCAAATAACAGCCAAGGAGCGTCAGGCATGCGACAGCCTGTGGCTGCCACCACTCTCTTCGTGGCCTTGCCAGGGAGTGCAGTGCCAGGGAGTGCAGGGCCCCGAAGCCCCCTGGGAGGGGGAAGACACACGTTTCGAAAGCCAAGTCCCTGGTGTCCCTGTGATTCCTGCCTGTTTGCCCCCCGGGTTGGAGGCCAGGATAGGAGAGAGCGCTGAGGAGTCACGCCAGATCCAGCCAGTGCCTTCTCTGAGGCAGGAGAGCCCCACAGCCAGGGGAGGGCTGAGGAATGAGGAGAAGGGAACCCCAGAAACAGAGCCCAGAGGGCCCCCAGAGTTGTACAGCCCCAGATGCTCAGCTCCACTAAGGGAACCCAGGCCCAGAACAGTGAAGTGACTCCCAAGATCACAGAACTAGCAAGTGAATGGCACAGCCAGAACCGAGATAGGCTGAAGGTCCTGGGTAGGTGTCCTCTATATTATGCTGTGTTCTTTAGGCCCTCTTACGCCAAATAAATGGCCTTGGGGCCTGGTGTTgccctctgaggtggcagagatGAAGACTTGGGAAGAGCTAAGGAGGAGGTTCCTGGAAGGGCCCTAAGCCCTGACACAATCTGGGCCCCTTCACAGGGCCACCACCGGCCCCTAGAGCATCTCCCAAGGGAAGAACTTCAGGACCCCACAGGGAGGAAGCGCGCCCAGATCGAGGTCAGCAGACATCCCAGAGGCTCTGCCAGAAGGGCGGGAGAACCGGCTCCTCTTTTGAGGGCACCCTGCACTCTGCAGGGTGCAGATAAAGGATTGTCTTAACTCTTCTCTCTCGACTGGGATAACACAGAGAGGGGAAGGTagcagggaggggcggggaggagggctcGAATAACAGGCCAAGTCAACGAGTCGTTCTGAGGAAAGCTGTTCTCCATCTTCCCAGAGTGAATGGACCAGAACAGCAAGAATGTGTCAGGTCAGAAATAAGAAAACCTTCCTGACAGTGAGGGTGTGACACAGCAAACCTTCGAAAGCAGGCCATGGCGGAAGGCCCCGCATGGCGGGGTAGAGCACCCTGAGGAAACAGGGAGCGGAGCACGGAGAGCCCCAACACTGAGTGGTGCGAGTTTAAGAAACAGGGATAGTaagtgtttttgaaaatattttgggttTGTCAGGGTAGGATACAATTCATAAGCAGTTACAATACCTGCATCTccttaatagacttttttttaaaaaggaagggagagaaactgGGCTCTCTTGCCCTGAGGCAAGAGGCTCCTTCTCCCGACAACAacgccctccccacctccccctccaaaCACCCCCCTTAACTCCACCCGGAGGACAGCGTCCTGTCTGCGGGAAGCAGTACAGGTGGGCCACCTGTGGAGTAGGGTTATCTGTCGTTACTGCCATGGGCCCAGCTGACAACAGGCTAAACACGGCCCGCGAGACACTGGCAGGAAAGACCCTGTGGTCAGAGGCCCCAGCTGGGCCAGCTGACAGTGATGTCACCGTGACCTGGTCCTGTCGGCTCCTCAGGGTGCACCTGTGTGAAATGAGGTGAGTGACCCAGATGATCTCTGAGCTCATTTCCAGCCCTAACGGACTGGGACTTATCTGACAAACCCAGTTACGCACGCACGGGGCCTGCCCTTTGCCAGGCCAGCCAGATGCACCACCCGCCAAGCCAAGCCAGGCAAACAGGTCCCTCCCCAAACCAGAGGGTGAATCAGGGAGCGCAAGGCCGGCCTTGGATAGGCCACCAGGACTCTGGGGTTCCGGTCCAGCACAGTGGGCCGCTGACTCATGAAGACGCCCTCTGCCCTCCCTCGCCCCTCCCCGTGACGCTTCTCGTTTCAGAGGAATTCACCAGTAGACCTCTCCGCAGGGAACACAGAAGCTCACAGTCCGGTTCTCTGCGGGCTTAGCCACCAGCCCATGCTCACCAGAGACCGGCACTGACCACTCTACCTCACTATGCgtcagtttctccatctggaaaGTGGGTTTAACACTATACCAgagttgttataaaaattaaacgAGAAAATACATGTAGAGCACTTAAAATAGTGCCTATCTTtagttattatttcattaaatccttATGATAGCCCAACAGGGTGGATATGTTGTTATCCCTTTTTACAATAAAGAAATAGAGGCTTAGAAgaattaagtcacttgcccaaggttacttAGCTAGGGTGTGATGAAGTCGGTCAGCTCCAGACCGACTCCAGGGCTCTTAATGTCTCTGCTCTCATCCTCATTTGGACACCCTGCCTATCCGAACTTCACATCACTTCTCAAAGCTTCCCGTCTCAGACCCTCTACTGACAAAAGAACGCTCACACAGCAAGTGGACAGTGAACCATTCAGCCCCGCCCATCATCCCCATGGTCCCCAAACCCTGTGCAACCACCCGGAGAGAGAGTGGTCAGAGATGGAGATTCTTAAAGGTCAGCACTGAAAGGAAACTCACTCATCTAAGGCAAGCTGACCCCTCCCTttgccagccagccagccagccacagTGCAGGAGGAGGTAGAGTGACCTGTCCCTGGCCACGAAGTGGGTCCCGGGGCCAGGACAACATCCCGGCTCTCTGGCGTAGAGACCTGTGCGCCGGAGACGGAGAGAGTGTTCAGGCCAGTCAGGGGGGTAACTAAGCTCAGTCACACTCCCCTCCGAACAGAGGGGCAGGAACCTCAGGCCCAGGGCTGCCAGCATGGGCAGCTTCTGAGCCTTCTCCCTGGCCACGGCCCGACCTACATGGAGCGCTGGCCACTTCCACGTCCTTAAGGCCTCAGCTAGGGGTGAGGTTTGGGCCTGGCATGTGACTAGGTAGTAGGGAAAGGGAGAAGTGGTTGGTATTTACTCTCACTACTATGACTAAAGGTGGGAACCGCAGGAGAATGTGGAGgccaaagggaaggaggggaaagaggtgggAGAGGATACAAAGTGAGTATGATTGATACCCAGAGACTAGAAACCAGGAATCAGGTCATCTGAGTTCCGCTGGTAGCTACTGCAGGGGCTCACAGTCTCCAGGGGCCAAAAAGGACCTTTAAGGTTCCCCGTCGGAAGTCTGAATTTTCCTAAAATACAGTAGGCATTCTGCTTCTGTTGTTGGCATACGCACTCCAACAACAGGAAGCAAGGCTGTTCCGTTGCTGGCAGCTTGAACCAGTACAGCATTCTTCCTCACAGTGCAGTTTGTCAAGACATTCAGACTCCATCCCATCCTTGTCAAGCTAGAGCTAAGCTCGTTGCCCATTCTCATGACCCCGTTCTCATGTCCCATCAGGAAGGAGCCAGAACCTCTCCTTTCTCCTACATGACCTGCAGGCCCAGCCTTCGGAAGCGGGTGGGCTCAAACACAGGACGCGTTGGCTGTCAAGGTTTTCAGAGGCAACCTCAGGGAAGCCATCTCCTTCCCCCGGCGCCGTCTCAGTGTGGCCAGCATGCTCCCAGccagctggggcccaggttcaggcTCCCTGGGGGGGCATCTGAAGGGTTAAGGCTCTGGAATCTGCTGAGGAAGCTGGAGCTACTGGGGTTACAGCAGGAGGGtgcatgtgtacgtgtgtgtgtcaGAGGGAGGGGCGGAAAGGAGCAGCTGACTGGTCCAGGcagcctgccctcctccctgccaggAACGGGCTGCCCGGAGCCAGAATGGAAAGAATAGCTCAGAGTGCGCATCTCAGGAAACCCCACCCAGCCGGCACAGCAGCGCAGCCCCTGGCCTGCTGTGACCAGGCCTCTTGTGacagcctccttccttcctttccttttcctttacctGCCCCAGCTCCCCCAGCTCTTCACCCCCCTCCAAGAAAACACTTCAACCTCCTAACCCAGCACATAGCCAGGAGGGCAGAGGAGTAAAAAGATCCACCCAGGAGCGGCTGGGCACGCCACCAGGCCTGACGCACACAGACCAAGGGGCCCAGAATCAACTTATCCTTCTGTCCGCCTGGCCTCTGTGGTCAACAGGATGACGCCGAGAGGATCTAAAAACTGAAACGTCAGAGCTGGAATGAACTTTAGAAATCATCTGGTCATTTGACAGACCAGGAAACCCCAGAGCCAAGAAAGTTCCTGCCCAGCCCGTGACAGGCCCTCTTGGTCATGGGTTTGGAACTTTCATTCCCAGCCCTGCCCGCTGTCTGAGAACTCAGAGTAACAGATGCCAGCGCGCACATTGCTGAGGCAGAGCCAGAACAAGTCCCCATCCCCCCAGTTCTCCATGCCTTCCTGCTCAGAAACAGATAAAGCTGCCAACCCatgacctccctcccaccccgtcTCTAACCAGGGTAGCCTCTCTCCAATCGGGAACTGAGAAGGTGGCTCCAGCCTCCCAGGAAGGGGAAGCCACCCTGGAGGGCATGGGAAGACCCAAGCACTAGGGTCCCCCCATCACCCTTCTCCAGGGGAGCAAAGCAGGGTCATCAGTGCAGATGATCTCGGAGACCCCAGCCAAGCCAGTGGTCAGAACAGCTGGGGAGTGCAGATAAGGAAAGCAGACAGCAATAACCAGGGCTGGATGCAGCTTCAGAAACACAGCCCCATCCGTCTCCTTTGTGTTTCATCTTCTCCTACCTTTTCAGTTGAACTTCAAGATGAGGAGGGGGAAAGTCAGACAGATAATTAACAACCCACAGCGGAGAAGGGAGACAAACCCCTCCCTGCggtgggcagggaaggaagagaacCACTTAGAGTAGCAAGTACTGTGTATTTACTACTGGGTACCAAGGATGTCTGCTCCTCACAAGGGCCCTATGAGGGGCATATCCTTATCCCtaccttacagatgagaaaactgaaattcagagaaaaCCCGATCCAGGGTCCCACGGCAGGCGAACAGCAGAGATAGGTCTGAACCAGATCTGACGTCTGACTTAGAGTGCCCTTTGCTTTTACACCTGCCCGGAGCAAAAGCCCCTGAAGCCCCCACCAGTCACCTGTGTGAACAGGCCAACACCAACACGTGGGGCCAACTGAGGTAGTGAAGACCTTTCTCGTGGACACCAATTCCTTTTCCCTCGTAGAAAGTCGATCTTTGCCAGAGCCCTGGGTTAGGAAGCAGGGAGCTGAGTTCTTGTCCTGGCTCTGGTCCTGACTCCACTGTGTGAGTCAGGGCTGGCCACCGCACATCTCTGGACTCAAGTTTTCTCATCCGTAAACCAAGTGCACTGAACCAAAAGATCAAAGTCCATTCGGACTCTAAGAGTCTCTGCTTTTGAATGAACAGCCTAACAGACCAGAGCAGAAGGCTTCAGGGCGGAATGACTTGCTTCCTAAAGAACCTCCGCCGGATGTGAACTGGTCTGGAGGATGGCTACAGAGGCAGAGGCACAGGGCAtgagctgggcctgggggtggccatagctccctctcctcccagaccGCCCTCTGGACCCCGCGGCCAGCATCTCCTGGGTCTCACTCACCACAGAGCCTGCAGAGAAACAGCGACACGCTGCAGAAGAGAAAGAGTGCGAGGCAGGAAGTCAAGAGATCTGGGTTCAGGTTCTAACTCTGTCACTAACTAGTTGTGGGGATCCAGGCAAATGACCTCCTTTGGCCTCCTTTTCCCCCAAATCAGCCCACACTGGGGAAAGGAAGAGGCATTAGTTACCGGAACCAGGGAGTGGAAAGCTAGACTCATCCAGCCAGGCATCTCCCAGACTGCTCTAAAGAGCACCGCCCCAAGAGATGTTAATGGATGAGCTCAGAAACAGATAAGtctgaaaaaaaacaacccatatCCCCTTTTGGAAATTCACAAGGCACAATGGCATAGGAAGCCTCTGAGAAGTTCTGCACTGAGCAAATGTGTTCGGCTTTGTTCCTTCAAACTTCCTTAAGGCTGGAACATTTTTATCAGGGCACACCTAGTTACCATCCTGTGGCATGCTGGCCAGGCCACCTTTGTTTTATAGAGTGACCTCAGAATGATTCATGTCCTAACTCCTCATATCGTGAAACCCCtgtcctcacccccagcccctcagaATAGTCACATTCAGTACGAGGCAGGCCCCCTCACTCTCAGAGCCGGATCCTCTGCGAGGGGCCTTCCTCTGCCCTGTCCCCACAGCCGCTATAATCTCCAAAACGGGActcactgccaagggctgggggacaTCTCCAACCAGCACAGAGCCAGGAGGCTGCGATCCCCTAACATCGCCTTCATGTAATAGGAAAACATACCAATCATTACATGCGAGAATTAAGGACTCATTCCCATCCTCCTCCCTGACCCTCTAGGTACCTGGCACTGTGGCCTGTGGACTTCCGGgcatcatttcttctttaaaacaagGCCCAGGTTTTGGCCTAGATCCCCAGAATCAGGGTTGGAAGATTCTGTCAAGGCCATCCCCTCCACGGCATTCCCAACAGAATACTCCAGAAAGCCCACATCAGGGTTAACCATACTGTTAGCAGAGACCTTCTCCCCAAGTTGCTGTATGAGCTTCCACTCTGGCCCTTCCAGTGTGTGTCCCTTGCCTGGGGCTTCTGCTCTTTCTGAAGGGTCCAGGGTGACAAGTTTGGGGGATGGAAGTGCTCTTCCAGCTGAGCCATTCCCACGGGAGGAGGCTGAGCTGAGGCGGCTATTACCCCAGCTCATGAAGTGAGCTTCTCCCCACACCTGAGGTGTACCCTGTCATTACCTCTCTGAGGTGCCTGTTTTTACAGGTGAGGCCCTGAGATCACGGCACAAGATGACAGGAAGTCAGGGCACTTGACCCTGTGTGGTCCCAACGctactttctaaattttaaactGGGTCTCTGGGTCCTCATggctggagaggtggggagagcaggCAGGTGAGGACGAAGTATGGCTGCCCCCTTGCCCCTGACGAAGCAGCCCCAAGGAAGCGCTCGGCTCCTCCCGCCACCGCTGGCCACGCCAAAGGCACCAGCTTTGAAACCAAAGCTCACCAGTGAGATGAATATTTCAGAGCCCCAGAGAACTGGACACCCGAGGGACCTTCCATGACATCTGCCTCTGTCCCTGGTTCCCAGGCCTACCCCCCTCATCCCATGTCCAGGTTCCTCAGGGGGAACCCCACCCCCTGGATGCCACACAGACGCCACCGTGGGGTCAGAAGGGGTGGTGACCCCCAGCAGACAAGAGCTGGTGCAGAACCCGCAAGATCAGGGCCGAGCCTCTCAGCAGCCTTCCTCTACTGCCCCTCCCGCTGTCCCGTCTCCGCGGTTTTCCCCGTTCCCATTTTCCTGTTTGGTTTTTACTCCGGCCCAAAGAGGCCACGAGAAGGACGGTATTGGTACTTCCAGGTAGCTTTCTGAACCCAGTCTGAGGGCAGTGGCTAGAAGGGGGTGGACTGAGGCAAAGTCGTGGTGACAGAGGTGGAAGGTTCCCCACGCCAAGAATGGGGGTTGCTCATGGCTTCCACCCGGTCCCCAACTCACTCAAATACTCGGTCACCTGTCTACACCAAAGCTGCCACCAGGGCGTGCAGAGCCAAGccgaggccaggccaggccctgggccgcct
The sequence above is drawn from the Physeter macrocephalus isolate SW-GA unplaced genomic scaffold, ASM283717v5 random_374, whole genome shotgun sequence genome and encodes:
- the TMBIM1 gene encoding protein lifeguard 3 isoform X2, with the translated sequence MHADGVITPKPPFGQGYAAPCGTSSGHMEGPGQGYDGEERAVSDNFGSGEWSDRKVRHAFIRKVYTIISIQLLITVAIIAVFTFVKPVSEFVKANLAVYYASYAVFLVTYLTLACCQGPRRRFPWNIILLTLFTLAMGYMTGTIASVYDTKAVIIAMTITAVVSISVTIFCFQTKVDFTSCTGLFCVLGIVMMVTGIVTAIVLSFQYVYWLHMVYAALGAICFTLFLAYDTQLVLGNRRYTISPEDYITGALQIYTDIVYIFTFVLQLLGDRN
- the TMBIM1 gene encoding protein lifeguard 3 isoform X1; its protein translation is MSHPSAPPPYEDRNPLYPDSLPPGAYGQPSVLPGGYPAYPQPGYGHPAGYPQPMPPIHPTPMNYGPGQGYDGEERAVSDNFGSGEWSDRKVRHAFIRKVYTIISIQLLITVAIIAVFTFVKPVSEFVKANLAVYYASYAVFLVTYLTLACCQGPRRRFPWNIILLTLFTLAMGYMTGTIASVYDTKAVIIAMTITAVVSISVTIFCFQTKVDFTSCTGLFCVLGIVMMVTGIVTAIVLSFQYVYWLHMVYAALGAICFTLFLAYDTQLVLGNRRYTISPEDYITGALQIYTDIVYIFTFVLQLLGDRN
- the TMBIM1 gene encoding protein lifeguard 3 isoform X3; this encodes MSHPSAPPPYEDRNPLYPDSLPPGAYGQPSVLPGGYPAYPQPGYGHPAGYPQPMPPIHPTPMNYGPGQGYDGEERAVSDNFGSGEWSDRKVRHAFIRKVYTIISIQLLITVAIIAVFTFVKPVSEFVKANLAVYYASYAVFLVTYLTLACCQGPRRRFPWNIILLTLFTLAMGYMTGTIARFTGCTWSMLLWGPFASLCSWLTTHSWSWGTGGTPSARRTTSPAPCRSTQTLSTSLPLCCSSWGIEIREHLPFRPTLDFPFPRGLGPVTWVWA